In Oryza brachyantha chromosome 1, ObraRS2, whole genome shotgun sequence, the following are encoded in one genomic region:
- the LOC102705680 gene encoding uncharacterized protein LOC102705680 codes for MAVYILNRSPAKALDGRTPYEAWHGRKPAVSHLRVFSCLAFTKQLGHIGKLDDRSTLGVFIGYAKGLKAYRILDPETPYENLIRKSLDSRRNYEDQGIAIIVKFGSFIGMVVPVVLSILPYFYHVYTGSFSRTTDLYGALAMLGGLINSIIWLVYADVTSKNDLSLGLLLMHAFLCMSLFCYLMHICAYRRAIKMGYALGALFIISVSIIFFVVNWDANPSEFVKWLFGAFGILSLVICHWIQLEDILHGVAERSQRIVTIIDIVPSCIMTVVSFVITFHTHPEHILILVSSAIGFILNLAEILLLINFATVGYLFPLAVNTNADVEPARQSDQPATQDMKSMKSGPLRDLYIPVLLQASGMAAAEPHPMLLRDLEIHYWMVISKLYRTRSATPFHPRRALADTLPLEENASKIPDIDDSIAVLILQVRNIYEIHEVRPMLNLNLHTRAAIPWMNMQIERDLYITMLLQASGMAAAEPHPMILRDLEIHHLMVISKLYCTRSATPFQPRRALAGIVPLEESVSMIPDTDDSIAVLILQVRNRYEIYEVRPMLNLNFQTRVLLVEAIPRMNMQIERDLYIPMLLQASGMAAAEPHPMLLRDLEIHYWMVISKLYRTRSATPFHPRRALAGH; via the exons ATGGCCGTCTACATCCTCAACCGCTCACCTGCCAAGGCCCTCGACGGCAGGACGCCGTACGAGGCTTGGCATGGGCGCAAGCCGGCGGTCTCCCACTTGCGGGTCTTTAGCTGCCTCGCGTTCACCAAGCAGCTTGGCCACATCGGCAAGCTCGACGACAGGAGCACCCTAGGGGTGTTCATCGGCTACGCGAAGGGCTTGAAGGCCTACCGCATCCTTGACCCGGAGACACCGT ATGAAAATCTTATCCGGAAGAGTCTGGATTCAAGAAGGAATtatgaagaccaaggcatcgcg ATAATTGTCAAGTTTGGATCATTTATTGGTATGGTGGTTCCTGTAGTTTTGTCTATATTACCATATTTCTACCACGTATACACAGGATCATTTTCCAGGACAACGGATTTATATGGTGCCCTAGCCATGCTTGGTGGATTGATTAACAGTATTATATGGTTGGTGTATGCCGATGTGACCAGCAAAAATGATCTCAGTCTAGGTCTTCTACTAATGCATGCATTTCTCTGCATGTCTCTCTTTTGTTACTTAATGCACATCTGTGCTTATAGAAGAGCAATTAAAATG ggcTATGCTCTTGGAGCTCTTTTCATCATTTCTGTGtcaatcatattttttgttgtgaaCTGGGATGCAAATCCATCAGAGTTTGTGAAGTGGCTATTTGGAGCTTTTGGCATATTAAGTTTGGTCATTTGCCACTGGATCCAATTGGAGGATATTCTG CATGGAGTTGCTGAAAGATCACAGAGAATTGTAACTATTATTGATATAGTGCCAAGTTGTATCATGACTGTAGTATCTTTTGTCATAACCTTCCATACCCATCCTGAACACATCTTGATTCTGGTGTCTTCAGCAATAGGATTCATCCTCAATCTTGCTGAGATACTCCTTCTCATTAATTTTGCAACTGTTG gttATTTGTTCCCATTGGCTGTAAACACGAATGCAGATGTCGAACCAGCACGACAGAGTGATCAACCAGCCACACAAG ATATGAAATCTATGAAGTCAGGCCCAT TACGTGATCTCTACATTCCAGTGCTTCTACAGGCCTCGGGGATGGCTG CTGCAGAGCCACACCCCATGCTACTTCGAGATCTTGAAATCCACTACTGGATGGTCATCAGCAAGCTCTATCGCACTAGATCTGCAACACCGTTCCACCCTAGAAGGGCTTTGGCAG ACACTCTTCCCCTTGAAGAAAATGCATCAAAGATCCCTGACATTGATGATTCCATAGCTGTACTGATTTTGCAAGTGagaaacatatatgaaatCCATGAAGTCAGGCCCATGTTAAATCTGAATTTACACACACGAG CAGCAATTCCATGGATGAATATGCAGATTGAACGTGATCTCTACATTACAATGCTTCTACAGGCCTCAGGGATGGCTG CTGCAGAGCCACACCCCATGATACTTCGAGATCTTGAAATCCACCACTTGATGGTCATTAGCAAGCTCTATTGCACTAGATCTGCAACACCATTCCAACCTAGAAGGGCTTTGGCAG GAATTGTTCCCCTTGAAGAAAGTGTATCAATGATCCCTGACACTGACGATTCTATAGCTGTACTGATTTTGCAAGTGAGAAACAGATATGAAATCTATGAAGTCAGGCCCATGTTAAATCTGAATTTCCAAACACGAG TGCTACTTGTAGAAGCAATTCCACGGATGAATATGCAGATTGAACGTGATCTCTACATTCCAATGCTTCTACAGGCCTCAGGGATGGCTG CTGCAGAGCCACACCCCATGCTACTTCGAGATCTTGAAATCCACTACTGGATGGTCATCAGCAAGCTCTATCGCACTAGATCTGCAACACCGTTCCACCCTAGAAGGGCTTTGGCAG GTCATTGA
- the LOC102709498 gene encoding protein NSP-INTERACTING KINASE 3 isoform X1, producing the protein MWMRWWRWWAALAGVLAVILPPSTATLSPAGINYEVVALMAIKTELQDPYNVLDNWDINSVDPCSWRMVTCSADGYVSALGLPSQSLSGKLSPGIGNLTRLQSVLLQNNAISGPIPASIGRLGMLQTLDMSDNQLTGSIPGSIGDLKNLNYLKLNNNSLSGVLPDSLATINGLALVDLSFNNLSGPLPKISSRTFNIVGNPMICGVKSGDNCSSVSMDPLSYPPDDLKTQPQQSIARSHRIAIICGVTVGSVLFLTIIVSMLLWWRHRRNQQIFFDVNDQYDPEVCLGHLKRYAFKELRAATNNFNSKNILGEGGYGIVYKGFLRDGAIVAVKRLKDYNAVGGEVQFQTEVEVISLAVHRNLLRLIGFCTTENERLLVYPYMPNGSVASQLRELVNGKPALDWSRRKRIALGTARGLLYLHEQCDPKIIHRDVKASNVLLDEYFEAIVGDFGLAKLLDHRESHVTTAVRGTVGHIAPEYLSTGQSSEKTDVFGFGVLLVELITGQKALDFGRIANQKGGVLDWVKKLHQEKQLSMMVDKDLGSNYDRVELEEMVQVALLCTQYYPSHRPRMSEVIRMLEGDGLAEKWEASQNVDTPKSVSSELLPPKFMDFAADESSLGLEAMELSGPR; encoded by the exons ATGTGGATGCGGTGGTGGCGCTGGTGGGCGGCGCTCGCCGGCGTGCTCGCCGTGATCctgccgccgtccaccgcAACGCTCTCTCCGGCCGGCATCAACTACGAAG TGGTGGCGCTGATGGCCATCAAGACGGAGCTGCAAGACCCCTACAACGTGCTCGACAACTGGGACATCAACTCCGTCGATCCCTGCAGCTGGAGGATGGTCACCTGCTCCGCCGACGGCTACGTCTCTGCGCT AGGTCTCCCCAGCCAAAGCTTGTCAGGCAAATTATCCCCCGGCATCGGGAACCTCACCAGGCTGCAATCTGT GCTATTACAGAATAATGCGATATCTGGCCCTATTCCTGCGAGCATAGGCAGGTTGGGGATGCTTCAGACGCTTGACATGTCAGACAATCAGCTTACTGGGAGTATCCCAGGTTCAATTGGCGATCTCAAGAACCTCAACTATCT GAAGTTGAACAACAACAGCTTATCTGGGGTTCTACCTGATTCTTTAGCCACCATCAATGGCCTTGCTCTTGT AGATCTTTCATTTAACAATTTGAGCGGTCCATTGCCAAAGATTTCTTCAAGAACATTCAA CATCGTGGGAAATCCAATGATCTGTGGTGTCAAATCTGGTGATAATTGCTCTTCTGTATCTATGGATCCACTTTCATACCCCCCAGATGATCTAAAGA CTCAGCCACAACAAAGCATTGCAAGAAGCCACCGTATAGCTATTATCTGTGGAGTCACTGTTGGTTCGGTACTATTTCTAACTATCATAGTCAGTATGCTTCTTTGGTGGCGGCATAGGCGTAATCAGCAGATCTTTTTTGATGTAAATG ATCAATATGACCCAGAAGTATGTTTGGGTCATCTAAAGCGTTACGCCTTTAAGGAGCTTCGAGCAGCTACCAATAATTTCAACTCAAAGAACATTTTAGGTGAAGGCGGGTATGGAATAGTGTACAAGGGTTTTTTACGTGATGGTGCAATTGTTGCTGTCAAAAGATTGAAGGACTATAATGCTGTTGGTGGTGAGGTTCAGTTCCAAACTGAAGTTGAAGTCATAAGCTTGGCTGTTCATCGGAATCTCCTTAGACTCATTGGATTCTGCACTACAGAGAACGAGAGATTACTTGTTTACCCTTATATGCCAAATGGAAGCGTTGCTTCTCAGTTGCGGG AACTCGTAAATGGCAAGCCAGCTCTAGATTGGTCTAGGAGAAAGAGGATAGCACTAGGCACAGCACGAGGGTTGCTTTATTTGCATGAACAGTGTGatccaaaaataattcatCGTGATGTAAAAGCCTCCAATGTCCTTCTTGATGAATACTTTGAAGCAATTGTGGGAGATTTTGGGTTGGCAAAACTTTTGGATCATAGGGAGTCCCATGTTACCACTGCAGTACGTGGGACGGTAGGGCACATAGCTCCAGAGTATTTGTCAACTGGCCAATCTTCGGAGAAGACGGATGTTTTTGGGTTTGGAGTCTTGTTGGTTGAGTTGATCACTGGTCAGAAGGCATTGGACTTTGGAAGGATAGCAAATCAGAAGGGTGGAGTGCTTGATTGG GTAAAGAAACTTCATCAGGAAAAGCAGCTGAGCATGATGGTGGATAAAGACCTGGGTAGCAACTATGACAGGGTCGAGCTCGAGGAAATGGTTCAGGTGGCGCTGCTGTGCACACAATACTACCCATCTCACCGTCCCAGAATGTCGGAGGTGATCAGAATGCTGGAGGGGGACGGTCTCGCGGAGAAATGGGAGGCATCACAGAACGTCGACACGCCGAAGTCCGTTTCTTCAGAGCTTCTGCCCCCAAAATTCATGGATTTCGCCGCGGATGAGTCCTCCCTTGGCTTGGAAGCCATGGAGCTCTCGGGACCAAGATGA
- the LOC107304662 gene encoding uncharacterized protein LOC107304662 codes for MAPSLLLLSRQIEPNYCSPRAPSHSQPSSHRLLLCSLARAVSGSPPRHPSSSSSSSLSLSRARGACPAGETEMIACRCLKILALVSLAALALRASSLLLGRVAPPCPSSSEAPSRRPGQLQPTDGGGVAVAGGVVSASPGYRRHRRRMEGGLAAFAARRFRQHHVVAGAGAAAFEADKRLAPTGSNPLHNRR; via the coding sequence AtggctccctccctcctcctcctctcgcgtCAAATCGAGCCGAATTATTGCTCGCCACGCGCGCCAAGCCATTCCCAGCCCAGTTCCCACCGCCTGCTGCTCTGCTCACTCGCGCGCGCTGTgtccggctcgccgccgcgccatccatcttcttcttcctcttcttctctctccctctcgcgcGCACGCGGCGCGTGTCCGGCTGGCGAGACCGAGATGATCGCCTGCAGGTGCCTCAAGATCCTGGCGCTGGTgtcgctcgccgcgctcgcgctcAGGGCGAGCTCGCTGCTCCTcggccgcgtcgcgccgccgtgcccgtcgtcatCGGaggcgccgtcgcggcggcccGGGCAGCTACAGCcgacggacggcggcggtgtcgcCGTGGCTGGCGGCGTCGTCTCTGCCTCGCCCGGCTACCGGAGGCAccggaggaggatggagggcggcctcgccgccttcgccgcgaGGAGGTTCCGGCAACaccacgtcgtcgccggcgccggcgccgccgcgtttGAGGCCGACAAGAGGCTGGCACCGACGGGCTCCAACCCGCTGCACAACCGACGGTGA
- the LOC102709498 gene encoding protein NSP-INTERACTING KINASE 3 isoform X2, giving the protein MWMRWWRWWAALAGVLAVILPPSTATLSPAGINYEVVALMAIKTELQDPYNVLDNWDINSVDPCSWRMVTCSADGYVSALGLPSQSLSGKLSPGIGNLTRLQSVLLQNNAISGPIPASIGRLGMLQTLDMSDNQLTGSIPVISVSLGATRKLNNNSLSGVLPDSLATINGLALVDLSFNNLSGPLPKISSRTFNIVGNPMICGVKSGDNCSSVSMDPLSYPPDDLKTQPQQSIARSHRIAIICGVTVGSVLFLTIIVSMLLWWRHRRNQQIFFDVNDQYDPEVCLGHLKRYAFKELRAATNNFNSKNILGEGGYGIVYKGFLRDGAIVAVKRLKDYNAVGGEVQFQTEVEVISLAVHRNLLRLIGFCTTENERLLVYPYMPNGSVASQLRELVNGKPALDWSRRKRIALGTARGLLYLHEQCDPKIIHRDVKASNVLLDEYFEAIVGDFGLAKLLDHRESHVTTAVRGTVGHIAPEYLSTGQSSEKTDVFGFGVLLVELITGQKALDFGRIANQKGGVLDWVKKLHQEKQLSMMVDKDLGSNYDRVELEEMVQVALLCTQYYPSHRPRMSEVIRMLEGDGLAEKWEASQNVDTPKSVSSELLPPKFMDFAADESSLGLEAMELSGPR; this is encoded by the exons ATGTGGATGCGGTGGTGGCGCTGGTGGGCGGCGCTCGCCGGCGTGCTCGCCGTGATCctgccgccgtccaccgcAACGCTCTCTCCGGCCGGCATCAACTACGAAG TGGTGGCGCTGATGGCCATCAAGACGGAGCTGCAAGACCCCTACAACGTGCTCGACAACTGGGACATCAACTCCGTCGATCCCTGCAGCTGGAGGATGGTCACCTGCTCCGCCGACGGCTACGTCTCTGCGCT AGGTCTCCCCAGCCAAAGCTTGTCAGGCAAATTATCCCCCGGCATCGGGAACCTCACCAGGCTGCAATCTGT GCTATTACAGAATAATGCGATATCTGGCCCTATTCCTGCGAGCATAGGCAGGTTGGGGATGCTTCAGACGCTTGACATGTCAGACAATCAGCTTACTGGGAGTATCCCAG tcatttcCGTTTCTCTTGGTGCTACCAGGAAGTTGAACAACAACAGCTTATCTGGGGTTCTACCTGATTCTTTAGCCACCATCAATGGCCTTGCTCTTGT AGATCTTTCATTTAACAATTTGAGCGGTCCATTGCCAAAGATTTCTTCAAGAACATTCAA CATCGTGGGAAATCCAATGATCTGTGGTGTCAAATCTGGTGATAATTGCTCTTCTGTATCTATGGATCCACTTTCATACCCCCCAGATGATCTAAAGA CTCAGCCACAACAAAGCATTGCAAGAAGCCACCGTATAGCTATTATCTGTGGAGTCACTGTTGGTTCGGTACTATTTCTAACTATCATAGTCAGTATGCTTCTTTGGTGGCGGCATAGGCGTAATCAGCAGATCTTTTTTGATGTAAATG ATCAATATGACCCAGAAGTATGTTTGGGTCATCTAAAGCGTTACGCCTTTAAGGAGCTTCGAGCAGCTACCAATAATTTCAACTCAAAGAACATTTTAGGTGAAGGCGGGTATGGAATAGTGTACAAGGGTTTTTTACGTGATGGTGCAATTGTTGCTGTCAAAAGATTGAAGGACTATAATGCTGTTGGTGGTGAGGTTCAGTTCCAAACTGAAGTTGAAGTCATAAGCTTGGCTGTTCATCGGAATCTCCTTAGACTCATTGGATTCTGCACTACAGAGAACGAGAGATTACTTGTTTACCCTTATATGCCAAATGGAAGCGTTGCTTCTCAGTTGCGGG AACTCGTAAATGGCAAGCCAGCTCTAGATTGGTCTAGGAGAAAGAGGATAGCACTAGGCACAGCACGAGGGTTGCTTTATTTGCATGAACAGTGTGatccaaaaataattcatCGTGATGTAAAAGCCTCCAATGTCCTTCTTGATGAATACTTTGAAGCAATTGTGGGAGATTTTGGGTTGGCAAAACTTTTGGATCATAGGGAGTCCCATGTTACCACTGCAGTACGTGGGACGGTAGGGCACATAGCTCCAGAGTATTTGTCAACTGGCCAATCTTCGGAGAAGACGGATGTTTTTGGGTTTGGAGTCTTGTTGGTTGAGTTGATCACTGGTCAGAAGGCATTGGACTTTGGAAGGATAGCAAATCAGAAGGGTGGAGTGCTTGATTGG GTAAAGAAACTTCATCAGGAAAAGCAGCTGAGCATGATGGTGGATAAAGACCTGGGTAGCAACTATGACAGGGTCGAGCTCGAGGAAATGGTTCAGGTGGCGCTGCTGTGCACACAATACTACCCATCTCACCGTCCCAGAATGTCGGAGGTGATCAGAATGCTGGAGGGGGACGGTCTCGCGGAGAAATGGGAGGCATCACAGAACGTCGACACGCCGAAGTCCGTTTCTTCAGAGCTTCTGCCCCCAAAATTCATGGATTTCGCCGCGGATGAGTCCTCCCTTGGCTTGGAAGCCATGGAGCTCTCGGGACCAAGATGA